A section of the Acropora muricata isolate sample 2 chromosome 4, ASM3666990v1, whole genome shotgun sequence genome encodes:
- the LOC136913829 gene encoding uncharacterized protein, whose amino-acid sequence MSFLLSVVFILLLQSSFTAENPAHEGEIGASNGGNVLLRSFTISEDFRNMDATIEVHLTSIDLLPSVKVDSRNRINSVSTIYTTGKTETQKSDMTNPQELKSNTPLEEEASVLTESNEKCSCWFEKAYISFSTAAESLLKWLYIGIEWPVNINQGMFTLRNVTRSDKCPVNDFANRSLVSLEMEFASKEVEISSGFVQKSPDKNVLPANHTGNEANWMPPDIIANENQTGNEANRISPDLIANGNQTGNEAKWMPPDLITSGEQIRNKTEDEKAGNESIKGHQSMMVFLGQFKEWPALCTEFSPVDCYDRSNSQMLSAPPLINPNDDLYDDTVGCYNASSGIGENRIGNGDHMPVNPANPVLKESLESSGRTILNYSYTQEEAMCPKDLLDAGYWIQNDGFDYNENRTLGAEDPLKDRTIVKDVVVKVG is encoded by the exons atgtcttttCTGTTATCGGTTGTGTTCATATTGCTGTTGCAAAGCTCATTTACCGCGGAAAATCCCGCCCATGAAG GAGAAATTGGTGCCTCAAATGGAGGGAATGTATTGCTGCGGTCCTTTACTATCAGTGAAGATTTCAGAAACATGGATGCTACCATTGAAGTGCACCTTACTTCAATTGACTTGCTTCCGTCCGTGAAAGTTGATTCAAGAAACAGAATCAACAGCGTCTCTACAATCTATACAACAGGAAAAACTGAAACGCAAAAA AGCGATATGACGAATCCTCAGGAATTGAAATCAAACACTCCGTTGGAAGAAGAAGCATCTGTCCTGACGGAATCTAATGAAAAATGCTCCTGCTGGTTTGAAAAGGCGTACATCAGTTTTTCGACGGCTGCAGAGTCCCTGCTGAAATGGCTGTACATTGGCATCGAATGGCCCGTGAATATCAACCAGGGCATGTTCACTCTTAGGAACGTAACAAGATCTGACAAATGCCCAGTTAACGAT TTCGCAAATCGTAGCTTGGTTAGTCTGGAGATGGAGTTTGCCTCAAAAGAAGTGGAAATTTCATCTGGCTTTGTCCAGAAATCACCTGATAAAAATGTCCTCCCTGCAAACCAtaccggaaacgaagctaactggATGCCTCCAGACATAATCGCCAATGAAAACCAgaccggaaacgaagctaacCGTATATCCCCAGACTTAATCGCCAATGGAAACCAgaccggaaacgaagctaaGTGGATGCCTCCAGACTTGATCACCAGTGGAGAACAAATCAGAAATAAAACTGAAGATGAAAAGGCCGGCAATGAATCAATCAAAGGCCACCAATCAATGATGGTTTTCCTTGGACAATTCAAAGAGTGGCCTGCACTGTGTACAGAGTTTTCGCCTGTCGATTGCTATGACCGTTCGAACTCACAAATGTTGTCGGCTCCACCTTTGATCAACCCTAACGACGACCTCTATGATGACACTGTTGGATGTTATAATGCATCTTCAGGGATCGGTGAGAATCGAATTGGTAATGGTGATCACATGCCTGTAAATCCTGCAAATCCTGTTTTGAAGGAATCGCTGGAGTCCTCTGGGAGAACTATTCTAAACTACAGCTACACCCAAGAGGAGGCGATGTGTCCTAAGGATCTTTTGGATGCTGGGTACTGGATTCAGAACGATGGCTTTGACTACAACGAAAACCGCACCTTAGGTGCAGAGGACCCATTAAAAGATAGAACTATTGTCAAAGACGTTGTGGTCAAGGTCGGATAA
- the LOC136914799 gene encoding catenin alpha-2-like, whose translation MSRGTTTASGDITFEKHRMKWDPKTMEIRTHSVEKTLEPLVLQVTTLVNQPKKKGSKLGKSKNAHKLAQDIEDATARLIKTGEDIAQEFPEIREEMLAACKDCRGAGDSMRTAAKDFADDPCASAKRATMVKAARALLSSVTRLLCVADMADVYRLLASLKLVEKRLKELEKASNTADLLNSFKSLGNDLMDLAKLSGKRQADLKDPQRKDEMAAARATLKESSKMLLSSSKAYVRHPEVASAKANRDFVMKQMSEAVNAISGATQATGTSGPHPLETPGALASALDDFDSQIAMDPSSYSEKRTRPTLEQRLESIISGAAQLADSISTRDDTRDKIIAGCNGVRQALQDLLSEYMDHATGKKKATPGGPLDQALERMCKRTRELRGQLRRAVVDHVSDSFLETTMPLLMLIEAAQAGNEREVEECAKLFTDHAAKLEEVANLACTMSVNPEKVKMVRLAAKRLQNLCPQVINAARTLAARPHSKVARENMDVFKEAWEQQLQVLTEAVDDITSIEEFLSTTEAHILEDVNKCVQALQDKDPETVDRTAGQIRGRTARLEDVVTAEMENYQQGPYTDNVFRAVLIMHNEVVPHFAQVVEQSVTTLAKDPHGEVDEAQFIDASKLVYEGVRDIRKAVLAGRGHDVVGVGEEIVLEDNSAELFAEAQARAREQAAYEQLKASGKVQFEVRAEGGEDEGGMGVSSIKINGVEHCPKKVGHNVVVLDPIGEVVAAKNFNTNSGEGPAMKQFLDQLPEDHVVLVASQGVSGREQGNNVAVAAPALERLGAQGPIDPGYHGSFAFSGCTGNAPRSYARAEVRPRYHGPSIVAQLIPTPAAQKGLAKVAIVAEGEDDPKGTGRTSIKVNGIERSPKLRGHNIVVLDSERNFVMAANFDTADSSKGEGVKMANFLQQLPQERIVLIGTQGSTGTSVNDAKEALYELGASGNVHPGFHGSWAFIGYTGPEKVKWTKVASQPRYKGPAVIEEMITSPLTEEQEISTMTAGESEYEPVSDYEGEGAVSDFDARSEFDDTDDWEKDKSMSKRSARSLMRALPAEEKAKIEKLTEGLQLEKKKLERELTKWDESGNDIIILAKKMCMMMMEMSDFTRGTGPLKTTMDVIDAAKRIAKAGAKMNQKASEIAERCPVSSSKNDLLAYIQRIALYSHQLTITARVKADVQMISGELVVSGLDSATSLITAAKNLMNAVISTVKASYVANTKHKSGEARTPSVTWRMRAPEKKPLVNLEKDDRVPQLQRAEKVKQESPMQVLSEFGTSEVKRQPDFY comes from the exons ATGAGTAGAGGAACAACCACAGCAAGTGGTGATATCACTTTTGAAAAGCATAGAATGAAATGGGACCCAAAAACCATGGAAATTCGAACACATTCAGTCGAAAAGACACTCGAACCTCTTGTTCTCCAA GTGACGACTTTGGTCAATCAAccgaagaaaaaaggaagcaagcTGGGAAAATCGAAGAATGCTCACAAACTTGCGCAAGACATCGAAGATGCAACAGCACGACTTATTAAAACTGGGGAAGACATTGCTCAAGAATTTCCTGAGATCAGAGAGGAGATGTTAGCAGCATGTAAAGATTGCAGAGGTGCAG GTGATTCTATGCGCACAGCAGCCAAAGATTTCGCTGACGATCCTTGTGCTTCAGCTAAGAGAGCCACCATGGTGAAAGCAGCTCGTGCTTTGCTGTCATCTGTCACAAGGTTATTATGTGTTGCAGACATGGCTGATGTGTATCGACTTCTTGCATCACTGAAATTG GTTGAAAAGAGACTCAAAGAATTGGAAAAGGCCAGCAACACTGCAGACTTGTTAAATTCCTTTAAAAGTCTTGGAAATGACCTGATGGACTTGGCCAAACTCTCTGGAAAGAGGCAGGCA GATTTGAAAGACCCTCAGAGAAAAGATGAAATGGCAGCCGCAAGGGCTACACTAAAGGAATCCAGCAAAATGTTGCTTTCTTCATCCAAG GCCTATGTGCGTCACCCTGAAGTAGCCTCAGCAAAGGCCAACAGAGATTTTGTGATGAAGCAGATGTCAGAGGCTGTCAATGCAATCTCAGGAGCAACTCAGGCTACTGGTACAAGTGGACCACACCCACTGGAAACCCCAGGGGCTCTGGCCTCAGCCTTAGATGACTTTGAT TCTCAAATTGCAATGGACCCCAGTTCTTACTCTGAGAAGAGAACGCGTCCCACATTAGAACAACGACTGGAAAGCATCATCAGTGGAGCTGCTCAGCTGGCTGATTCCATCTCCACACGAGATGATACTCGTGACAAGATCATTGCTGGTTGTAACGGAGTACGACAAGCCCTTCAGGACCTTCTCTCAGAGTACATGGATCAT GCTACGGGAAAGAAGAAGGCTACACCTGGGGGACCTCTTGATCAAGCACTTGAAAGGATGTGCAAGAGAACAAGAGAATTACGTGGACAG TTACGCCGTGCAGTTGTGGATCATGTATCAGATTCTTTCTTGGAGACCACCATGCCATTGCTTATGTTGATTGAGGCTGCTCAAGCAGGAAATGAAAGGGAAGTGGAGGAATGCGCCAAGCTGTTTACTGACCATGCTGCCAAACTGGAAGAG GTGGCCAATCTAGCTTGTACAATGTCAGTTAACCCTGAGAAAGTGAAGATGGTAAGACTGGCAGCCAAACGGCTGCAAAATCTGTGTCCTCAAGTAATAAACGCTGCCCGCACTCTTGCTGCACGTCCTCACAGTAAGGTAGCACGTGAGAACATGGATGTCTTCAAAGAGGCCTGGGAGCAGCAGCTGCAAGTCCTTACTGAAGCAGTAGATGATATTACCAGCATTGAGGAGTTTCTGTCGACCACAG AGGCTCATATTTTAGAAGATGTGAACAAATGTGTCCAAGCTTTGCAAGATAAAGATCCAGAAACAGTTGACAGGACAGCTGGACAGATCCGTGGCCGCACCGCCAGGCTTGAAGATGTGGTTACTGCAGAAATGGAGAATTACCAGCAAGGACCTTACACTGACAATGTGTTCAGGGCTGTTTTGATTATGCATAATGAAG TGGTGCCTCACTTTGCTCAGGTAGTTGAGCAATCAGTGACAACTCTTGCCAAAGATCCTCATGGGGAAGTTGATGAGGCTCAGTTCATTGATGCTTCCAAGCTG GTTTATGAAGGCGTCCGAGATATCAGGAAGGCAGTACTTGCTGGAAGA GGACATGATGTGGTAGGAGTTGGGGAAGAGATTGTTTTGGAGGATAACTCTGCTGAGCTGTTTGCAGAGGCTCAAGCTCGTGCAAGGGAACAAGCAGCTTACGAACAACTCAAAGCCAGTG GGAAGGTACAGTTTGAGGTGCGTGCAGAAGGGGGAGAGGATGAAGGTGGAATGGGCGTCTCATCAATTAAGATCAACGGTGTGGAACATTGTCCCAAGAAAGTTGGACACAATGTGGTGGTTCTTGATCCAATTGGTGAAGTTGTCGCAGCAAAGAATTTCAACACAAACTCCGGAGAGGGTCCTGCCATGAAACAGTTCCTGGATCAACTCCCTGAGGATCACGTTGTTCTTGTCGCATCTCAAGGAGTCAGTGGTAGAGAACAGG GGAACAATGTAGCCGTCGCTGCACCAGCGCTCGAGCGTCTTGGGGCGCAAGGACCAATTGACCCAGGCTATCACGGATCCTTCGCCTTTTCTGGCTGCACTGGTAACGCGCCAAGGTCTTACGCCAGAGCGGAAGTGCGTCCCAGATACCATGGACCTTCAATCGTGGCTCAGCTAATTCCAACTCCTGCAGCACAGAAAG GTTTGGCAAAAGTTGCCATCGTTGCTGAAGGAGAGGACGATCCAAAGGGAACAGGCCGAACATCTATCAAAGTTAATGGAATTGAGCGATCACCTAAGCTTCGAGGACACAATATTGTGGTTTTGGACAGCGAGAGAAACTTCGTCATGGCTGCGAATTTCGACACGGCTGATTCCTCTAAGGGAGAGGGGGTGAAGATGGCCAATTTCTTACAACAGCTACCTCAGGAGAGGATAGTGCTGATTGGTACCCAAGGAAGTACTG GTACCTCAGTGAACGACGCGAAAGAGGCTCTTTATGAGTTAGGGGCTTCTGGAAATGTTCACCCAGGGTTCCATGGCTCGTGGGCCTTTATCGGTTACACAGGCCCTGAAAAGGTCAAATGGACTAAAGTGGCAAGTCAACCGCGGTACAAAGGACCAGCGGTTATTGAGGAAATGATCACCAGTCCATTaacagaagaacaagaaataa GTACAATGACTGCTGGAGAATCCGAGTATGAACCAGTATCTGATTACGAAGGAGAAGGAGCCGTGTCGGACTTCGACGCACGGTCGGAATTTGACGACACAGATGATTGGGAGAAAGATAAGAGCATGTCCAAGAGAAGTGCTAGG TCGTTGATGAGAGCTTTGCCGGCAGAGGAAAAAGCGAAGATTGAGAAGCTGACGGAAGGACTTCAACTAGAGAAGAAGAAACTGGAGAGAGAATTGACCAAATGGGACGAAAGTGGAAATGACATCATCATCCTGGCAAAGAAGATGTGTATGATGATGATGGAGATGTCAGATTTTACAAG GGGAACTGGGCCATTGAAAACAACAATGGACGTTATTGACGCCGCAAAG AGAATTGCTAAGGCTGGAGCAAAGATGAACCAAAAAGCATCCGAAATAGCAGAGCGG TGTCCCGTTTCGAGCTCCAAGAATGACTTGTTGGCATATATTCAGCGTATAGCGCTGTACTCTCACCAACTTACCATCACAGCGCGAGTCAAAGCTGATGTGCAGATGATCAGTGGAGAGCTTGTTGTGTCAGGG TTGGACAGTGCCACATCTCTGATCACAGCTGCTAAGAATCTTATGAACGCCGTCATCTCAACTGTCAAGGCTTCCTACGTCGCCAATACCAAG CATAAATCTGGAGAAGCAAGG ACTCCTAGTGTCACATGGCGCATGCGTGCTCCGGAAAAGAAACCGCTTGTTAACCTTGAAAAAGATGACCGCGTACCACAGCTACAGCGAGCAGAGAAAGTCAAGCAAGAGTCACCGATGCAAGTGTTGTCGGAATTTGGCACCTCAGAGGTGAAACGACAACCCGACTTCTACTAA